The genomic interval TGCAAACTTCGATGATGGAACTGTATAAAAAGAATAATGTAAATCCGATGGGCGGATGTTTACCGATTTTGCTTCAAGTTCCTATATTCTTTGCAATTTATCGTGTTTTATTAAATGCAATTGAATTGAAAGGCGCTGAATGGGCATTTTGGATACACGATTTATCTGTAAAAGATCCTTATTTTATATTGCCTATAACAATGGGTATTCTTATGTTTTTACAACAAAAAATAACGCCTACAAATTTTACAGATCCTATGCAAGAAAAAATTATGAAATTTTTACCTTTGATTTTTACGTTTTTCTTTATGGCGTTTCCTGCAGGACTTACGCTATATTGGACGGTAAACAATCTGGCATCAATCATACAACAATATACAATAAACAAAATGTTTGCTAAACACAAAGCGGCAATTAAGGAAGAAAAAAATGAAAGTAGAAGCTGAAAATTTAGAAAATGCTTATAAAAAGGCGGCTGAAAAGCTGAATTGTTCCGTAACAGAGCTTGACATAAAAGTTATTCAATATCCGAATAAAGGTGTTTTGGGATTATTTAAAAAAAATGCGGTTATAGATGTAAAAGTTGAAGATAAAGTGCGGGAAGTAGCTAAAATTTCAACCGAAAAAAAACATAAAAATGAGCATAAAATTCCTGCGGAACATAAAAAAAATCATTTCAAAAAAGAAAGACAGGAAATTACCGATGAATTACTGGCTGAAGTAAAAGATGGCGCAATAAAGCTTTTCAGCAATGAGCTTTTTGAAATAAACGTGATTGAAGTAAGCAAATATGACGATAATACAATTTATCTTAAAATAGACGGCAACGACGCCGCACTTTTAATCGGAAAAGAAGCTCATAGATACAAAGCGCTTGCTTATATACTTCAAAATTGGATTAATTCAAAATACTCATTGAATCTTTTTCTTGAAATTTCGGAATTTTGCAAAAATCAACTTATAAATCTTACGAAATATCTTGACGATTTGGCCGAAAAAATAAAAACGGACGGTAAAGGCATTACAAAACCGCTTGAAGGTGTATTTTTGAAGTTCGCGCTTAAAAAATTGCGTGATGAATTTCCTGAAAAATATGTATCTGTCAAACTTGGAAGAAATGGAAAATTTATAGTAGTAAACGATAAAAATAAAAATGAGTGAAACTATTGTAGCCGTCGCAACCGCTCATGGAATTGGCGGAATAAGTATCGTCAGGCTCAGTGGAGAAAATGCACTGAGCCTTAGTGATATTTTAATAAATAAAAACCGCAAAAAAAATAAAACTCAAAATTCCGTTTCCAGCTCTCAAAACAGGATACAAAATTTTAAAAAAATCAATTTAAAACCGCGTTATGCCACACTTTGCGAGCTATATGACAATGATGGAAATTTTATGGACGAGAGTGTTGTTATATATTACAAATCCCCAAATAGCTTTACCGGCGAAGATATAGTGGAATTTCAAATTCATGGCGGATTTACGCTTGAAAATCTGATAATGGACGAACTGATAACAAACGGCGCAAGAATTGCAATGCCTGGAGAATTTAGCAAAAGAGCGTTTTTAAATGACAAAATGGATCTAAGCAAAGCTGAAGCTATACAAAGTATTATTTTATCGCGTTCAAAAAGCGCCGCTAAAATTTTAGCCAGAAATTTGCACGGTGAACTTAAAAATTTTGTAATTGATTTGCGTAAAGAAATAGTTAAAACTATGGCATTTGTTGAAACTTGCATTGACTATGCCGACGACGATTTGCCAAATGACATTTTGGATAAAATACAAAATTTATTAAGTGAAAATATAACAAAAATCGATGAAATTACTCAAATAAGTGCGTCAAGACGCGGATTGTTAGAAGGCTTTAAAGTAGCCATTATAGGCAAACCGAATGTCGGAAAAAGTTCTATTTTAAATTCACTTTTAAAATTTTCTCGTGCTATTGTAAGTGATGAAGCCGGAACTACTCGCGATAGAATAGAAGAAAATTTGCAAATCGGTTCACATTTAATTCGCATAATTGATACGGCAGGCATTAGAAAAAGTGAAAACAGTGTCGAAAATATCGGTATTTCATATTCCATAAAAGCCGCAAACGAAGCTGATATAATTTTAGCTGTTTTTGATGCTTCGCGAGAATTTGATAAAGAAGACGAGAAAATTTTTGAAATTTTACAAAATCAAAAAGATAAAAAGATTATTAAAATTTTAAATAAAATTGATCTTGCTTTAAAATTTAAAGCTGGAAATTCAGATAATTTTTTGAAAATTTCAGCTAAAAACGATACAAAAATTATCACAAAAGTTTTAAATGATTATTTAAATTCTCAAAATTTTGACGGTATAATGCTTAGTTCAAATCGTCAAATAATGGCATTTTCAAATGCCGGAAAAGCTTTAAAAAGAGCGCAAAATTTATTAAATGAAAATTCTCTTGAACTTTTTGCATTTGAGCTGAACATCGCTATAAAAGAAATTGCAAGCATTTACAAGCCTTTTGAGCGGGACGAAATACTTGAGTCTATGTTTAGCAACTTTTGTCTTGGTAAATAAGAAATTAAACATAAAAGTAGTAAAATAATAAATTTAAATAAGGATTAAGTTTTGCGAGAGAAAATTGAATATTTTATAGTTTTATCCGTAATTAAAATTTCAAAATTTTTACCGAAATTTGCGGTTTTTGCATTATTAAAATTTTTTGCGATAATATTATTTTGGGTTTTAAAATCTCGCAGAAAACTCGCCATAAACAATATTTTAGCAGCTTATAAAGATTTTGATTTTAAAAAAGCGAAAAGTTTGGCAAAAGCAAATTTTATCAGTATTTCACAAACCGTAGCAGAGGTTTTGCTTCTTATAAATGATCGTATAAAATTGGACGATGTTATGCAAAACGGCGAATCAGCCGTAAAAAAAGTAAAAGAGCTTACTAAAAATAACAAAAACGGAATTATTTTTGTGACGGCTCATTTCGGAAACTGGGAATTTTTGGCGCATTATTTTGCGACTAAAGGCTTTCCTGTATCGGTTGTAGGAAGATACGGAAACAATTCTTTGATTGAAGATAATATCACATTTCCGTTTCGTCATAAGTTCGGCAATGATTTGATCTATAAAGATGACGCTATGAGAAATATGATAAAATTGCTTAAAAACCACGGCAATTTAGGTATTTTAACCGATCAAAAAACAGGAAATTTTAAAGCCGAATTTTTTGGACGGAAATGTTATACTACAAAATCCGTCGCAACATTGTTTTTGAAATTTAATCCAGTGATAATTCCAATTTTTGCGAAACGTATAGATAAAACGAAATTTGAAATTATTGTGGAAAAATTTCCTGAAATTCCTTCAAATTTATCTAAAAATGAAGCCGAATTATTTATTACTCAAACTTGCAACGATATTTTTGAAAATATAGTCAGAAGTGCGCCGGAGCAATGGTTTTGGATGCATAATCGCTGGAGAATGGATGCATGAAAGCTCTGATTTTAACGGATTTGAGAAAAGGTCATGAAAATCAAAGCGTTGCATTTTGTGAAATTATGGGTTTTAAATATGAACTTTGCAATGTTTCTTACTCAAATAAATTTTTTAAATTGCTAAGCTATGTATTAGATTTTTTTGGAATTTTAATAAAAATTTTTAATATTCAAAATAAGGATTTTCAGAATTTTGATCTTTTTGTAGGCGCAGGAAGCCAAACTTATTACGCTTTAAAGTTTTTATCCAAAAAATATAATAAAAAAAATATCGCTTTAATGTATCCCAAAGGCTATAAAAAAGACTTTTCGTTTATCATAGCAACCTCACACGACAATCCGAAAAAAGCTGAAAATATAAAAATTTTGCCTGTAAATTTAAATTTTTTGAAACCTCAAAATTTTTATAAACCGTCAAAAAAAGCGATCGGTTTTATAATCGGTGGAAATAATAAAAATTTTATCATGAATGATGAAATTTTAGAAAAAATTGATGAAATTCGTGATTTTTTTAAAGATTATGAGTTTTTAATTACAACTTCGCCTCGTACTCCAAAAAAAATAGAGAGTGCATTGATGCAAAAAAAATTTGATTTTAGCGTGATTTACAGCAAAAATCCTATAAATCCGATTTCCGATTTTCTATCCGGTTGCGAATTTGTTTTTATTACAATCGACAGCGTTTCGATGATTAGCGAAGCTGTTTGCAATTTTAGTGCAAATATCGCTATTTTACCACTTTCTAGGCGAAACGAAAAAGAAAATAAATTTGACAGATTTATAAAAAATTTGCAAAAAGGCGGATATTTGCAAATTTACTCATCGCCAAAAAATTTACAAAAAACAGCAAAAATTAATTTAAAAAATTTAATGAAAGATATAAAATTATGAGAGTTGTGCAAATTTTACCGGAGCTCAATGAAGGTGGCGTTGAGCGTGGCGTAGTCGAGCTTAACCGTGAATTTGTGAAAAATGGAATTGAAAATTTTGTGATTACAAAAGGCGGAAAATTAGCCGGTATTATAGAAAAAGACGGTGGCAAGTTAATTTTACATGATGTTTGCTCGAAAAATATTTTTACAGCTCCTGTAAGGATTTTAAAACTTCGCAAAATTTTAAAAGAGATAAAGCCGGATATTGTGCATATAAGATCGCGCGTGCCTGCTTGGATGGTGCATTTTGCAAAACCAAAATGTAAGATAATAAGTACGGTTCATGGAGCTAATTCAGTAAATTTTTATAGTAAAATAATGGTAAAAGCAGATAGAATCATTGTACCTAGTAATTTTATAAAAGAGTATATTATTAAAAATTTTAATGCTGATGAGAGTAGGATTTCAGTTATCTTTAGAGGTGTAAATTTAGAAAATTTTGATGCTACAAAATTTGAGAGCAAAGAGAAATTAAGAAATGAATTTGGTTTAAAAAAAGATGATTTTATTATAAGTTGCGTTGGTAGAATTTCAAATTTAAAAAACATTGAAACAATTATAAAGGCCATAAAAATCCTAGAAAATGAAAATATTAAACTTCTAGTAGTAGGTGGAGTTCACCCAAAAAGAAAAAAATATTTTGAGTTCTTAAAAAAACTCATTTGTAAATTAGATCTCAAAAAGAGTATTATTTTTTTAGGAAGCATTAGTGAAATTGCAAAAATTTATGCTCTTAGTGATGTTGTAGTTAGTGCATCTATAAAGCCTGAAAGCTTTGGAAGAAGCGTAGCTGAGGCAATAGCTCTAAACAGACCAGTTGTGGCAAGTAATCATGGGGGCGTAAAAGACATAATTATTGAAGATGTAAACGGATATTTTTTTGCTCCACTTGATGAAAAAGAACTCGCACAAAAAATTTTAATGGCAAAAGATCTTAAATTTGATGGCTATTCTTATATAAAGAGTAAGTTCTCACTAGAAAAAATGTGCAACGAAAATTTAAAAATTTATAAGGAGGTTTTAAATGCATGAGTATTTAATTGGCTTAAAAGAAGACAAATATAAACTTGCTTTTAATATTATACTTTTTATTTGGCTTTGTAGTATTCCTTTTAAGAATGCCATTTATCAAATTTCAACTGTTTTGGTTTTGCTATTTTTTGTAGTGCATTTGATTATAAATAAAAACTACTCTGTTTTAATTGAAAATTTTAAAAAAACTAAAGTTTTAGCTGTTTTTGTTGCTTTGATTTTGCTTAGTATGTGTTTAGCAAACATCTTAAATCCTGAACTTTTAGCCAAAAAATCTTGGCATCATATAATTTCATTTTTTTATAGATATGTTTTGGTTTTTATAGCTTTAGCGTATTTTTACAGGCTTAAGTATTTTGATAAAAAAGTATTAGTTGATGTCTTTTTATTCGGACTTTTGTTTGTAGCAGCCATCGCAATTTTTATGCTAATTTTAAATCCAGATATTGTTTTAAATTCAAACGCAGCCTACAATGGCGATTATGGTCTTAAAGGAACTTTTGATAACAGAAATGCCATGGGACTTGCTATGAGCTTAGGTGTTGTCTTTACTCTTTTTATTTTAAAAGACAATATAAAAATAGGATTAGTCTTACTTGCAATTTTTGGTTTTTGTATGCTATTTTCTTTTTCACGTTCAGGTTGGGTTGCCGGTTTTTTTGCATATATCGTTTTTATCGCGTTTTATTTTAAACAGCTTAATAAAAAATTTTTTATAGCTGTTGGAATTTGTATTTTAGTGCTTATATGTTTGTATTTTGGTGTAGATAGTTTGCAAGATAGGGTAAATTTGCTTCTTCAAGGAAATTCCAGCCATAGAACTGATATTTGGAAATTTGGACTTACTCAAATACCAAATAATTTATTTTTTGGCCACGGTGTTAGTTGTTGGAGAAATTTAAATTTACCGGCTTATATAGCAGTACATACAGGACTTCATAATTCCACTTTAGAAATATTACTTTTTACTGGAATATTTGGTTTGGTGGCATGGATTAGTGCTGTTTTAACCGTATTTTATCAAATTTTAAAAGATAAAAATTATATATATTTGTCTTTACTTGTATATTTTGTAGTTATTACACAGTTTGATTTTAGTGTTTTTGACTCAAAAGAACTTTTTAGCGCTGTAACTATTTTTATGTTTTTAGTGTATTCGGATAAATTTAAGGCTAAACTTTGCAAATAGTTATTATATTATTAATTTTTACAATATTAATTAGTTTTACAATTTTTTCGCTTCGCTTTTCTTGGTGGAGAAAAAATATCACTTATGAATATCCTCGTGTTTTGATGTATCATATGATAAGTAAGCATTTGCCTAAAAATAAAAGCAAATTTAACCGTTTAAGAGTAGAGCCAAAAGAGTTTGAAAAGCAAATCAAGTGGCTTAGCAAAAATGGTTTTAAAAGTTATTTTGTGCGTGAAATATCAGATGATCTACCACCAAAATCAGTAATTATAACTTTTGATGACGGATATAAAGATAATCTCACAAATGCTTTGCCAATACTTCAAAAATACGGTTTTAAAGCTACAATTTTTATAGTTTGTAACCGCTTTGATAAAAATTGGGCGACGGATAAAGATCTTAAAAAATCAAGCGATGAATTAAACAATGAAAAAATGTTAAGTGACGAAGATGTTAAAAAACTTTTAGAAAGTGGTCTTATTGAAATTGGCTCTCATACTTTAAATCATGCAAATTTGCCGAGTCTAAGCTATAAAGATAAACAAAATGAAATTTTAAACTCAAAATTAGAAATTGAAAAAAAATTTGGTATAACTTGTGAAAGCTTTGCTTATCCGTTTGGTTTTTACGATGAAGAAAGTATGCAACTAGCTAAAGAATCCGGATATAAATTTTCTGTTACGACAAACAATGATGTTTTAAAAAATAGATACTCAAATTATGAAATTCCTAGAATCATGATAAGTGGTAGAGGAAATATACTTCATTTTATTTTAAAAATAAAAAAAGGAAGAAGTAGGTGAGAGTTTGTTATTTCTCTTGTTCAAATATTTTTGGTGGTGTTGAAAATATCATTTTGCAAACATTAAATAAGCTTTGTAAAAGTTATGAGGTAGCTCTTATCTTACCAAAAGGTGCTAATTTTTTAAATAAATTTGATAAAAGAGTAAAAATTTATGATTATAAAAGCTACGATAAACGTTACAATATATTTTTATATTTTGAGATTATGAAATTTTTACACGAGTTTAAGCCGGATATTTTACACACTCATGGGGCAAAAGCTACGCAAATGGGCTTTATTTTAAGTAAATTTTTAAAATTTAAGTTTATTGCTACAAAGCACAATAATAGAAAAGGTAAAATTTTTAATAAAATTAAAAATGTTATGGCTGTTTCAAAAAATGTCGCAAATACTATAAATCATGAATCAAAAGTTATCTATTTTGGTATAGATAAGCAAAATATAAAGCCGAATTTATCAAAAACTTTTACCATTACAGCTGTTGGTAGGCTTGATAAAATTAAAGGTTTTGATATTTTGATAAATGAAGTAAAGAAGCTTAAATTTAACTTTGTTTTACAAATTGTAGGTGATGGTTTCGAAAGGGAAAATTTGCAGAATTTAATAAATAGTCTTAATTTAAAAAATAAAGTTAAACTTCTTGGTTTTTGTCAAAACATTCCGCAAATTTTAGCAAATTCAAATTTACAAGTTATTAGTTCCATAAAAGAAGGTTTTCCACTTACGCTTTTAGAAGGTCTTTTTTACGCTCCTATTGTAATTTCTACACCAGTTGGTGGAATAATTGAAATTTTAGACGATGAATTTTTAATAAACCATGAGAATTTAAGTGATAAAATAGATGAAATTTACATGAATTATGATGCAAAAGTTGAAATTTTTAAAGAAAAAAATAAAAATATAATTGAAAATTTTAAATTTGAAAAATATATCTTAAATTTGCAAAATTACTATGAGGAAATTTATGAAAAATCTTAGAATTGTTCATTGTGGTATTTTTAATGAATTTGATGATGGAAATTTTTTTTATGGCTTAGAGCGTAAAATTTCGCATGGACTTCATCAAAACGGTCATTTTGTATATGATTTCAGTTATAGAGACTGGGAGAGAAATTTAAGATTTTGCGGCATTAAAAACAGCGGCATAAAAAAGATGAATCAAAAACTTATTGAAATTTGCAAAAATATAAATGCCGATGTTTTATTTATCACAAAGGCTGAAAAGATAGAAAACGAAACTCTTTTAGAGATAAAAAAGGCACTGCCAAATATAAAAATTGCGATGTGGTATGTTGATCATCTAGAAGAAAAAGCTGAATTTTTTGAAAAATTTAAGATAATTGACGCGTTTTTTTATGCAAATGCACTTAAATTAAAAGAGCTTTCAAATAAGTATAAAAATACACTTTTTTCATTTTTTCCAAATATTTCAGATGAGGCTTTTGAGATCGATTTAAATTTATCAAAAACAAATGATATCATTTATATAGCAAGAGATTATAAAGAAGATAACCGTTATAAATTTGCTTTAATGCTTCATGAGTTTTGTAAAAAAAATAGCATAAAGCATAAAATTTATGCAAGTTTAGGGAACAAACCAGTTTTTGGATATGATTTTTTAAAAGCCATAAATGAGAGTAAAATTGCTATAAATTTTAACAGAGATGATGAGTTAGATTGCGAGAGCTCAAACAAACTTTTGGGTGCAAGTGATAGAATGGCACAATTTTTAGGTTTTGGGGCATGTACTTTTTCGCCGGTTATTACAGGATTTGATAAACTTTACGAGCCCAATAAAGATATAATTTATTTTAAAAATTTTAAAGATTGTAGTGATAAGATTTTAGCAATTTTAAAAAGTAACGAGTGGAAGCAAATTGGTAAAAATGGCAGAGAAAAAACATTAAAAATCGCAAATGCAAAACGCGTAACTAAATTTATGCTTGAATTGCTTTTTAATAAAAATTTTAGTCAAGACTATGAGTGGAAAGAATTTATATATAAAAATGGAGAATTAATTTGAAAATTTTACAAACACTTCAATGGATTCAATTTGCCGGAACTGAAAAAGTTTGTGTTGATCTATGTAATGAGATGAGTAAAAATCATGAAGTAATTTTACTTTCAAATAAAGATATAACACAAAAATTAAATAAAAATGTGAAATTTATAGAGTTTAATTTTGATAAAAGTCGTTTTAATCCATTTTTTTTATATAAAACTGCTAAATTTATAGAAGAAATAAATCCTGATATAATTCAATGCCATAATGCAAAAGAACTTGAAATTATGAAATATATGCAATTTTTTTTAAAGAAGAAAATTCCAATCGTTGCCACAAGACATAATGCGGAATTAAAGAAGAAATATGCTTTTGCTAATCTTGGGATAGCTGTTTCTGATGAAACTATGAACTATATGAATGCTAAAAAAAATATTCTTATAACAAATGGCGTGAGTAAAGTAAAACCTAATTTGATAAAAAATGATAAATTTACAATTTTAGGTGTTGGTAGGCTCGCACCTGTTAAAGGATGGGATCTTTTAATAAATGCTGCCTCAAAGCTTAATTTTGATTTTAAATTACAAATTTTAGGTGAAGGTGATGAAAAAAGACATTTGCAAGATTTAGCCTCAAGACTTGGCATAAAAGATAAGGTTGAATTTCTAGGTTTTAAAAATAATGTGGCTGATTATGTAGCAAGTTCTGATTTACAAGTTATAGCATCTGTTACAGAGGGGCTTTCT from Campylobacter hominis ATCC BAA-381 carries:
- a CDS encoding ELM1/GtrOC1 family putative glycosyltransferase, translated to MKALILTDLRKGHENQSVAFCEIMGFKYELCNVSYSNKFFKLLSYVLDFFGILIKIFNIQNKDFQNFDLFVGAGSQTYYALKFLSKKYNKKNIALMYPKGYKKDFSFIIATSHDNPKKAENIKILPVNLNFLKPQNFYKPSKKAIGFIIGGNNKNFIMNDEILEKIDEIRDFFKDYEFLITTSPRTPKKIESALMQKKFDFSVIYSKNPINPISDFLSGCEFVFITIDSVSMISEAVCNFSANIAILPLSRRNEKENKFDRFIKNLQKGGYLQIYSSPKNLQKTAKINLKNLMKDIKL
- a CDS encoding Jag N-terminal domain-containing protein, which codes for MKVEAENLENAYKKAAEKLNCSVTELDIKVIQYPNKGVLGLFKKNAVIDVKVEDKVREVAKISTEKKHKNEHKIPAEHKKNHFKKERQEITDELLAEVKDGAIKLFSNELFEINVIEVSKYDDNTIYLKIDGNDAALLIGKEAHRYKALAYILQNWINSKYSLNLFLEISEFCKNQLINLTKYLDDLAEKIKTDGKGITKPLEGVFLKFALKKLRDEFPEKYVSVKLGRNGKFIVVNDKNKNE
- a CDS encoding glycosyltransferase family 4 protein; this encodes MRVVQILPELNEGGVERGVVELNREFVKNGIENFVITKGGKLAGIIEKDGGKLILHDVCSKNIFTAPVRILKLRKILKEIKPDIVHIRSRVPAWMVHFAKPKCKIISTVHGANSVNFYSKIMVKADRIIVPSNFIKEYIIKNFNADESRISVIFRGVNLENFDATKFESKEKLRNEFGLKKDDFIISCVGRISNLKNIETIIKAIKILENENIKLLVVGGVHPKRKKYFEFLKKLICKLDLKKSIIFLGSISEIAKIYALSDVVVSASIKPESFGRSVAEAIALNRPVVASNHGGVKDIIIEDVNGYFFAPLDEKELAQKILMAKDLKFDGYSYIKSKFSLEKMCNENLKIYKEVLNA
- a CDS encoding polysaccharide deacetylase family protein, coding for MQIVIILLIFTILISFTIFSLRFSWWRKNITYEYPRVLMYHMISKHLPKNKSKFNRLRVEPKEFEKQIKWLSKNGFKSYFVREISDDLPPKSVIITFDDGYKDNLTNALPILQKYGFKATIFIVCNRFDKNWATDKDLKKSSDELNNEKMLSDEDVKKLLESGLIEIGSHTLNHANLPSLSYKDKQNEILNSKLEIEKKFGITCESFAYPFGFYDEESMQLAKESGYKFSVTTNNDVLKNRYSNYEIPRIMISGRGNILHFILKIKKGRSR
- a CDS encoding glycosyltransferase — translated: MKILQTLQWIQFAGTEKVCVDLCNEMSKNHEVILLSNKDITQKLNKNVKFIEFNFDKSRFNPFFLYKTAKFIEEINPDIIQCHNAKELEIMKYMQFFLKKKIPIVATRHNAELKKKYAFANLGIAVSDETMNYMNAKKNILITNGVSKVKPNLIKNDKFTILGVGRLAPVKGWDLLINAASKLNFDFKLQILGEGDEKRHLQDLASRLGIKDKVEFLGFKNNVADYVASSDLQVIASVTEGLSISLIEAIFYAKILIASNVSNHENLIGKKLVYNRDAKILADNINDIYKNYKEYQDEFAKVKLKKDNFSIEKMTQKYIKAYENLIEDFKK
- a CDS encoding glycosyltransferase; translated protein: MKNLRIVHCGIFNEFDDGNFFYGLERKISHGLHQNGHFVYDFSYRDWERNLRFCGIKNSGIKKMNQKLIEICKNINADVLFITKAEKIENETLLEIKKALPNIKIAMWYVDHLEEKAEFFEKFKIIDAFFYANALKLKELSNKYKNTLFSFFPNISDEAFEIDLNLSKTNDIIYIARDYKEDNRYKFALMLHEFCKKNSIKHKIYASLGNKPVFGYDFLKAINESKIAINFNRDDELDCESSNKLLGASDRMAQFLGFGACTFSPVITGFDKLYEPNKDIIYFKNFKDCSDKILAILKSNEWKQIGKNGREKTLKIANAKRVTKFMLELLFNKNFSQDYEWKEFIYKNGELI
- a CDS encoding O-antigen ligase family protein — its product is MHEYLIGLKEDKYKLAFNIILFIWLCSIPFKNAIYQISTVLVLLFFVVHLIINKNYSVLIENFKKTKVLAVFVALILLSMCLANILNPELLAKKSWHHIISFFYRYVLVFIALAYFYRLKYFDKKVLVDVFLFGLLFVAAIAIFMLILNPDIVLNSNAAYNGDYGLKGTFDNRNAMGLAMSLGVVFTLFILKDNIKIGLVLLAIFGFCMLFSFSRSGWVAGFFAYIVFIAFYFKQLNKKFFIAVGICILVLICLYFGVDSLQDRVNLLLQGNSSHRTDIWKFGLTQIPNNLFFGHGVSCWRNLNLPAYIAVHTGLHNSTLEILLFTGIFGLVAWISAVLTVFYQILKDKNYIYLSLLVYFVVITQFDFSVFDSKELFSAVTIFMFLVYSDKFKAKLCK
- a CDS encoding lysophospholipid acyltransferase family protein, with the translated sequence MREKIEYFIVLSVIKISKFLPKFAVFALLKFFAIILFWVLKSRRKLAINNILAAYKDFDFKKAKSLAKANFISISQTVAEVLLLINDRIKLDDVMQNGESAVKKVKELTKNNKNGIIFVTAHFGNWEFLAHYFATKGFPVSVVGRYGNNSLIEDNITFPFRHKFGNDLIYKDDAMRNMIKLLKNHGNLGILTDQKTGNFKAEFFGRKCYTTKSVATLFLKFNPVIIPIFAKRIDKTKFEIIVEKFPEIPSNLSKNEAELFITQTCNDIFENIVRSAPEQWFWMHNRWRMDA
- the mnmE gene encoding tRNA uridine-5-carboxymethylaminomethyl(34) synthesis GTPase MnmE, coding for MSETIVAVATAHGIGGISIVRLSGENALSLSDILINKNRKKNKTQNSVSSSQNRIQNFKKINLKPRYATLCELYDNDGNFMDESVVIYYKSPNSFTGEDIVEFQIHGGFTLENLIMDELITNGARIAMPGEFSKRAFLNDKMDLSKAEAIQSIILSRSKSAAKILARNLHGELKNFVIDLRKEIVKTMAFVETCIDYADDDLPNDILDKIQNLLSENITKIDEITQISASRRGLLEGFKVAIIGKPNVGKSSILNSLLKFSRAIVSDEAGTTRDRIEENLQIGSHLIRIIDTAGIRKSENSVENIGISYSIKAANEADIILAVFDASREFDKEDEKIFEILQNQKDKKIIKILNKIDLALKFKAGNSDNFLKISAKNDTKIITKVLNDYLNSQNFDGIMLSSNRQIMAFSNAGKALKRAQNLLNENSLELFAFELNIAIKEIASIYKPFERDEILESMFSNFCLGK
- a CDS encoding glycosyltransferase; the protein is MRVCYFSCSNIFGGVENIILQTLNKLCKSYEVALILPKGANFLNKFDKRVKIYDYKSYDKRYNIFLYFEIMKFLHEFKPDILHTHGAKATQMGFILSKFLKFKFIATKHNNRKGKIFNKIKNVMAVSKNVANTINHESKVIYFGIDKQNIKPNLSKTFTITAVGRLDKIKGFDILINEVKKLKFNFVLQIVGDGFERENLQNLINSLNLKNKVKLLGFCQNIPQILANSNLQVISSIKEGFPLTLLEGLFYAPIVISTPVGGIIEILDDEFLINHENLSDKIDEIYMNYDAKVEIFKEKNKNIIENFKFEKYILNLQNYYEEIYEKS